In the genome of Candidatus Dormiibacterota bacterium, the window GCCGGCGCCCTCGAGGACGGCGCGGCGGTCCACATCGAGCGTGCCCGGGTGCTCCTCCTCGGCAGCCGCGCCGCCGACGCCGACGCCGAGGGACGGCGGGCGCTCGCCCTCGGCGGTGGCGCGGCGGCGCTCGAGGTGCTCGCCGCGGCCCACTTCCACCTCCGTGACCTCGCCGAGTCGGTGCGGTTGGCCACCGAGGCGAGCGCCCAGGCTCGGGACGGCCGGGTGCGCGCCGGCGCGCTTCTCCTCGCCGCCCGCGGCCATCACGCCCTCGGCGACCTCGACGCCGCCGAGGCCGGCTTCGAGGCGGCGGCCGCCGCCGACGCGGTCGGCGCGGCGGCCCGCGGTCTGTGGCTCGGCTTCGTGCGCATCCACCAGGGGCGCGCGGAGGAGGCGCTGCGGCTGGTCGAGGCCGCGGCGGCGTCGCCGGAGGCGGTGATCAACCTCTTCGCCCCCGCCCACCTCAGCTTCGTCAGCGGCTACGCGCTCGCCGCCCTCGGCCGGGTAGAGGATGCGATGCGGCGCTTCGACCAGCTCGACGCCGCCTGCGAGCGGTTGGGGGTGACCCGCTTCGCCGGCCGGGCCGACAACTTCCGCGGCTGGATGCTGCGCAGCCTCGGTGACCACGCCGCCGCCGACGAGCACACCGCCCGTGCGCTCGAGGCGGGACGGCGGATCGACTACCCGGAGGTCCAGGCCCAGGGCTGGCTCGACCTCTGCGACGGCGCCCTGCAGCGTCGCGACCGCGACGCCGCGGTGGCGCACCTGGCGATGGCGCGTCCCTTCGGCGACGTCGAGCACGCCTACCGCTGGCGGCACCGGATTCGTCGCCGCCTGCTCGAGGCGAGGCTGTGCCTTCTCGGTGGCGACGCGCCGGCGGCGGAGGCGATGCTCGAGGAGCTGGAGCGGGAGGCGGTGTCCCGCGGCGCCCGCCGCTACCTGCTGCAGGCGCGGCTGCTGCTCGCCGTCGCGCGCCGGGCCCAGGGGATCCCGGTCGACCTCGCCGCGCTCGCGCCCGAGCGGGAGGCGCTGGCAGCCGCCGGCGGGCTGGACGGATGGCGGCTCGCGGCGGAGGTTGCGGCCGCCTTCGACGCGGCCGCCTGGCGCGACGCCGCCCGCCGCCTGTGCGCCGGCCTCGCCGGGCACGCGGGTTCGCGGCGGGCGGGGTTCGAGAGCTATGCGGCGACGGTGCTGGACAGCACCAGCATCCGCGCCACGTAGGGCCGCGCCGCCTCCGCCGCGCGCTCCGCCTCCGCCCAGACGCGGCTGCGGCGCGGCTCGTCCAGGGTGTCGAGATAGCCGGCGACCGCGGGCGCACCGAGCCGGAAGCCGGCCAGCGCGCGCGCATCCAGCATCCCCATGCCCACCTCGACCTCCTCGACCCGCGGGCGGTGGAGGCCGGCGCGCCGCGCTGTCCGGGCGAGCAGCTCGGGGCGCGCGGTGGGCGGTTCCAGCTCGTCCTTCATCCGCCGGTACCACGGCGGCGGCCGGTACCCGTGCGCGGCCAGCACGGCGTCGACGTCGTGCTTCAGCGCGTCGTCGGAGCGGGCCGCGAAGGTGGCGGCGAGCACGGCGCCGCCGGGTCGCACCACCCGGGAGAGCTCGCGCAGCGCCGCGGCGGGATCGGCGAGGTGGTTGAGCACGAAGGCGGTGGCGGCGACGTCGACGCAGCCGTCGCGCAGCGGCAGGG includes:
- a CDS encoding class I SAM-dependent methyltransferase; the encoded protein is MTAAPLPRIYRAEAWAGGPARVYDRLAAALLARCPLPLAGALLLDAGAGTGAVSAAAAARGARVLATDVAVDMLRHDRTRRPPATAADVLALPLRDGCVDVAATAFVLNHLADPAAALRELSRVVRPGGAVLAATFAARSDDALKHDVDAVLAAHGYRPPPWYRRMKDELEPPTARPELLARTARRAGLHRPRVEEVEVGMGMLDARALAGFRLGAPAVAGYLDTLDEPRRSRVWAEAERAAEAARPYVARMLVLSSTVAA